Proteins encoded together in one Methanococcus voltae window:
- the cobA gene encoding uroporphyrinogen-III C-methyltransferase → MEKNNSKVILVGAGPGDEELITLKGINAIKNAEVIIYDDLVGENIIKNNASKDAELIYVGKRKGKHSHKQDEINQIIVDKAKENKLVVRLKGGDSFVFGRGGEEVLAIKKEGIAYEIIPGITSSISVPEIFDIPVTHRKVATSFTVVTGHEAEDKSENEKQVKLEDLNAQTIVILMGISNLENHVKKLLKNPRRNENTPIAILMDGTRDNQRMVKGTLGTIVEIAQNSDVKAPGIIVVGDVVNILDI, encoded by the coding sequence AGTTGGTGCAGGCCCTGGAGATGAAGAATTAATAACTTTAAAGGGAATTAATGCAATAAAAAATGCAGAAGTTATAATATACGATGATTTAGTTGGGGAAAACATCATCAAAAATAACGCATCCAAAGATGCTGAGCTTATATACGTTGGAAAGAGAAAAGGTAAGCATTCACACAAACAGGACGAAATTAACCAAATTATAGTCGATAAAGCAAAAGAAAATAAACTTGTAGTTCGATTAAAAGGTGGAGACTCTTTCGTATTTGGTAGAGGGGGCGAAGAAGTACTAGCAATAAAAAAAGAAGGGATAGCTTACGAAATCATACCTGGAATTACATCCTCTATTTCAGTACCTGAGATATTCGACATACCAGTAACTCATAGGAAAGTGGCAACATCTTTCACCGTTGTAACAGGGCATGAAGCAGAAGATAAATCAGAAAATGAAAAGCAAGTTAAATTGGAAGATTTAAACGCTCAAACGATTGTTATATTAATGGGAATTTCTAATTTGGAAAATCATGTTAAAAAATTGTTAAAAAATCCAAGAAGAAACGAAAATACACCTATTGCAATTTTAATGGATGGTACAAGAGATAATCAAAGAATGGTTAAAGGAACGCTCGGAACCATTGTAGAAATTGCGCAAAACAGCGACGTAAAAGCTCCTGGAATTATTGTAGTGGGCGATGTTGTTAACATATTGGACATTTAA